In Dermacentor albipictus isolate Rhodes 1998 colony chromosome 6, USDA_Dalb.pri_finalv2, whole genome shotgun sequence, the following proteins share a genomic window:
- the LOC135896112 gene encoding uncharacterized protein isoform X3: MATEGPAAAGAVAQIVGRLGHIEPFDESTSDWPSYEERLSSFLQVNRIPEDDKVVPTTLKLRTFDGAIIQPVGVAHVAVQYGEQRAQLPFYVTREKGPPLLGRQWLQAIRLDWSRIFKLNAIPRFGVPEMVVSDNGPQLVSEEFKAFMRRLGARHVVSAPYHPSTNGLAERFVQTLKSALRKSSPEHRHNMQLEDTPPAREPSSNAPPQVPTVLEPTVHPLAEGSASEKESPGIEEHPIKDSAEGLRSCTRSQP; this comes from the exons ATGGCAACGGAAGGTCCGGCAGCGGCGGGTGCAGTGGCGCAAATCGTGGGTCGACTGGGACACATCGAGCCCTTTGACGAGTCCACAAGCGACTGGCCGTCGTACGAGGAACGCTTGTCGTCGTTTCTTCAGGTCAACCGTATCCCCGAGGACGACAAG GTCGTGCCAACGACGCTGAAGCTGCGGACGTTCGACGGAGCCATCATCCAGCCTGTGGGAGTGGCTCACGTTGCCGTGCAGTACGGAGAGCAGAGGGCCCAGCTGCCTTTTTACGTCACGAGAGAAAAGGGACCCCCTCTGCTAGGTCGACAATGGTTGCAAGCCATTCGACTCGACTGGAGCCGTATTTTCAAGCTCAACGCTATTCCCAG ATTCGGAGTGCCGGAGATGGTGGTGTCTGACAATGGACCACAACTGGTGTCCGAAGAGTTCAAGGCGTTTATGCGGAGACTCGGGGCCAGACACGTCGTGAGCGCTCCTTATCACCCAAGCACAAACGGTCTGGCGGAGCGTTTCGTGCAAACGTTGAAGTCTGCTCTACGCAAGTCATCTCCCG AACACCGTCACAACATGCAGCTGGAGGACACTCCTCCTGCAAGAGAGCCCAGCAGTAACGCGCCTCCCCAGGTTCCGACAGTTCTTGAGCCGACAGTTCACCCGCTTGCCGAAGGAAGCGCCTCGGAGAAGGAATCGCCGGGTATAGAAG AACACCCCATTAAAGATTCAGCTGAAGGACTCCGTTCCTGCACAAGAAGCCAGCCGTGA
- the LOC135896112 gene encoding uncharacterized protein isoform X1, with product MATEGPAAAGAVAQIVGRLGHIEPFDESTSDWPSYEERLSSFLQVNRIPEDDKVHAFLSLMGPKTYSLLKSLTAPELPSAKGFELLKRLLGDHLSPKPSVISERAKFHRRAQLETESISEYVAQLRKLAQTCEFESALDQSLRDRFVCGLCREDIQRVLFTEDNKLTFQKAVERALATEAAKKSVAEVHASESSVSDVHKVGAVGKTDKTQGNCYRCGSAKHASRLCPHVAAICFKCDKKGHIQRMCQANKRTTKGARRNAMKGLSPVQASVSVKGIVSPGTEPIKISVKVQGVPLEMKLDTGATVSVMSLDQFRQMFPSIKVVPTTLKLRTFDGAIIQPVGVAHVAVQYGEQRAQLPFYVTREKGPPLLGRQWLQAIRLDWSRIFKLNAIPRFGVPEMVVSDNGPQLVSEEFKAFMRRLGARHVVSAPYHPSTNGLAERFVQTLKSALRKSSPEHRHNMQLEDTPPAREPSSNAPPQVPTVLEPTVHPLAEGSASEKESPGIEEHPIKDSAEGLRSCTRSQP from the exons ATGGCAACGGAAGGTCCGGCAGCGGCGGGTGCAGTGGCGCAAATCGTGGGTCGACTGGGACACATCGAGCCCTTTGACGAGTCCACAAGCGACTGGCCGTCGTACGAGGAACGCTTGTCGTCGTTTCTTCAGGTCAACCGTATCCCCGAGGACGACAAGGTACACGCTTTTTTGAGTCTCATGGGCCCAAAGACGTACAGTCTTCTCAAGTCGTTGACCGCGCCGGAATTGCCGTCAGCTAAAGGTTTCGAGTTGTTAAAGAGACTTCTtggtgaccatttgtcaccgaAGCCGTCGGTAATAAGCGAACGCGCAAAATTTCACAGAAGAGCACAACTTGAGACTGAGTCAATTTCGGAATATGTTGCGCAGTTGCGGAAATTGGCACAGACATGCGAATTTGAATCCGCCCTTGACCAGTCATTGCGGGACCGTTTTGTCTGCGGTCTGTGCCGAGAAGATATACAGCGCGTGTTATTCACGGAGGATAACAAGCTAACCTTCCAGAAGGCCGTAGAAAGAGCGCTAGCCACGGAAGCGGCGAAAAAGAGCGTTGCAGAAGTGCACGCTTCGGAATCAAGCGTATCAGACGTTCACAAAGTCGGAGCGGTTGGGAAAACTGATAAGACGCAGGGaaattgctaccgctgcggatCTGCGAAACATGCCAGCAGACTGTGCCCGCACGTTGCGGCCATTTGTTTCAAATGTGATAAGAAAGGGCACATTCAAAGAATGTGCCAAGCTAACAAGAGAACGACGAAGGGAGCGCGTCGAAACGCGATGAAGGGGTTGAGTCCCGTTCAAGCTTCTGTTAGCGTGAAGGGAATTGTTTCGCCTGGTACGGAGCCGATAAAAATTTCAGTGAAAGTACAAGGCGTACCTTTGGAAATGAAGCTGGATACGGGGGCTACTGTGTCCGTAATGTCTTTGGATCAGTTTCGTCAAATGTTTCCCTCCATCAAGGTCGTGCCAACGACGCTGAAGCTGCGGACGTTCGACGGAGCCATCATCCAGCCTGTGGGAGTGGCTCACGTTGCCGTGCAGTACGGAGAGCAGAGGGCCCAGCTGCCTTTTTACGTCACGAGAGAAAAGGGACCCCCTCTGCTAGGTCGACAATGGTTGCAAGCCATTCGACTCGACTGGAGCCGTATTTTCAAGCTCAACGCTATTCCCAG ATTCGGAGTGCCGGAGATGGTGGTGTCTGACAATGGACCACAACTGGTGTCCGAAGAGTTCAAGGCGTTTATGCGGAGACTCGGGGCCAGACACGTCGTGAGCGCTCCTTATCACCCAAGCACAAACGGTCTGGCGGAGCGTTTCGTGCAAACGTTGAAGTCTGCTCTACGCAAGTCATCTCCCG AACACCGTCACAACATGCAGCTGGAGGACACTCCTCCTGCAAGAGAGCCCAGCAGTAACGCGCCTCCCCAGGTTCCGACAGTTCTTGAGCCGACAGTTCACCCGCTTGCCGAAGGAAGCGCCTCGGAGAAGGAATCGCCGGGTATAGAAG AACACCCCATTAAAGATTCAGCTGAAGGACTCCGTTCCTGCACAAGAAGCCAGCCGTGA
- the LOC135896112 gene encoding uncharacterized protein isoform X2 translates to MATEGPAAAGAVAQIVGRLGHIEPFDESTSDWPSYEERLSSFLQVNRIPEDDKVHAFLSLMGPKTYSLLKSLTAPELPSAKGFELLKRLLGDHLSPKPSVISERAKFHRRAQLETESISEYVAQLRKLAQTCEFESALDQSLRDRFVCGLCREDIQRVLFTEDNKLTFQKAVERALATEAAKKSVAEVHASESSVSDVHKVGAVGKTDKTQGNCYRCGSAKHASRLCPHVAAICFKCDKKGHIQRMCQANKRTTKGARRNAMKGLSPVQASVSVKGIVSPGTEPIKISVKVQGVPLEMKLDTGATVSVMSLDQFRQMFPSIKVVPTTLKLRTFDGAIIQPVGVAHVAVQYGEQRAQLPFYVTREKGPPLLGRQWLQAIRLDWSRIFKLNAIPRFGVPEMVVSDNGPQLVSEEFKAFMRRLGARHVVSAPYHPSTNGLAERFVQTLKSALRKSSPVQPLGEAGQPPLTLSATT, encoded by the exons ATGGCAACGGAAGGTCCGGCAGCGGCGGGTGCAGTGGCGCAAATCGTGGGTCGACTGGGACACATCGAGCCCTTTGACGAGTCCACAAGCGACTGGCCGTCGTACGAGGAACGCTTGTCGTCGTTTCTTCAGGTCAACCGTATCCCCGAGGACGACAAGGTACACGCTTTTTTGAGTCTCATGGGCCCAAAGACGTACAGTCTTCTCAAGTCGTTGACCGCGCCGGAATTGCCGTCAGCTAAAGGTTTCGAGTTGTTAAAGAGACTTCTtggtgaccatttgtcaccgaAGCCGTCGGTAATAAGCGAACGCGCAAAATTTCACAGAAGAGCACAACTTGAGACTGAGTCAATTTCGGAATATGTTGCGCAGTTGCGGAAATTGGCACAGACATGCGAATTTGAATCCGCCCTTGACCAGTCATTGCGGGACCGTTTTGTCTGCGGTCTGTGCCGAGAAGATATACAGCGCGTGTTATTCACGGAGGATAACAAGCTAACCTTCCAGAAGGCCGTAGAAAGAGCGCTAGCCACGGAAGCGGCGAAAAAGAGCGTTGCAGAAGTGCACGCTTCGGAATCAAGCGTATCAGACGTTCACAAAGTCGGAGCGGTTGGGAAAACTGATAAGACGCAGGGaaattgctaccgctgcggatCTGCGAAACATGCCAGCAGACTGTGCCCGCACGTTGCGGCCATTTGTTTCAAATGTGATAAGAAAGGGCACATTCAAAGAATGTGCCAAGCTAACAAGAGAACGACGAAGGGAGCGCGTCGAAACGCGATGAAGGGGTTGAGTCCCGTTCAAGCTTCTGTTAGCGTGAAGGGAATTGTTTCGCCTGGTACGGAGCCGATAAAAATTTCAGTGAAAGTACAAGGCGTACCTTTGGAAATGAAGCTGGATACGGGGGCTACTGTGTCCGTAATGTCTTTGGATCAGTTTCGTCAAATGTTTCCCTCCATCAAGGTCGTGCCAACGACGCTGAAGCTGCGGACGTTCGACGGAGCCATCATCCAGCCTGTGGGAGTGGCTCACGTTGCCGTGCAGTACGGAGAGCAGAGGGCCCAGCTGCCTTTTTACGTCACGAGAGAAAAGGGACCCCCTCTGCTAGGTCGACAATGGTTGCAAGCCATTCGACTCGACTGGAGCCGTATTTTCAAGCTCAACGCTATTCCCAG ATTCGGAGTGCCGGAGATGGTGGTGTCTGACAATGGACCACAACTGGTGTCCGAAGAGTTCAAGGCGTTTATGCGGAGACTCGGGGCCAGACACGTCGTGAGCGCTCCTTATCACCCAAGCACAAACGGTCTGGCGGAGCGTTTCGTGCAAACGTTGAAGTCTGCTCTACGCAAGTCATCTCCCG ttcagcccttgggcgaggccgggcagccaccattgaccttgagcgcaaccacgtga